From Thermodesulfobacteriota bacterium, one genomic window encodes:
- the infA gene encoding translation initiation factor IF-1, whose translation MPKEEAIQVEGTIVEPLPNAMFRVELDNGHRILAHISGKMRMHFIKILPGDRVTVELSPYDLTRGRVVFRAKGGRSEKR comes from the coding sequence ATGCCCAAAGAAGAGGCCATACAGGTTGAAGGGACCATCGTCGAGCCTTTGCCCAACGCCATGTTTCGGGTGGAGCTGGACAACGGCCATCGGATCCTGGCCCACATTTCCGGCAAGATGCGCATGCATTTTATCAAGATCTTGCCAGGCGACCGGGTGACCGTTGAGCTGTCACCGTACGACCTGACCCGAGGCCGGGTAGTCTTCCGAGCCAAGGGGGGACGTTCCGAGAAACGATAG
- the rpsK gene encoding 30S ribosomal protein S11 has translation MAGPKSVAARGKKKEKKNVPEGIAHVCSTFNNTIVTISDRQGNVLAWSSAGCLGFKGSRKSTPFAAQNAAQTAARRAMEQGMRSIEVWVKGPGPGRESALRALQAVGLEVSRIRDVTPMPHNGCRPPKRRRV, from the coding sequence ATGGCAGGTCCAAAGAGTGTAGCCGCGCGAGGCAAGAAGAAGGAAAAGAAGAACGTACCCGAGGGCATTGCCCACGTGTGCTCCACGTTCAACAACACGATCGTGACCATCTCCGACCGCCAGGGGAATGTTCTGGCGTGGAGCAGCGCCGGCTGCCTGGGCTTCAAAGGCTCCCGGAAGAGCACCCCGTTTGCCGCACAGAATGCCGCGCAGACCGCGGCTCGGCGAGCCATGGAACAGGGGATGCGCAGTATCGAGGTCTGGGTCAAAGGGCCCGGGCCAGGCCGGGAGTCGGCTCTGCGCGCCTTGCAGGCCGTCGGCCTTGAGGTCAGCCGGATCCGGGACGTGACCCCGATGCCGCACAATGGCTGCCGCCCCCCCAAGCGGCGCCGCGTGTGA
- the rpsM gene encoding 30S ribosomal protein S13 has protein sequence MARIAGVDLPKKKAMEIALTYIHGIGRTSARRILDAAGLPFDFNSDDLSDGDVAKIRKIIDEGFVVEGDRRREVSMDIKRLMDLGCYRGLRHRKGLPVRGQRTHTNARTRKGPRKGAPLKKK, from the coding sequence TTGGCACGCATAGCTGGAGTTGACCTGCCGAAGAAGAAAGCCATGGAGATCGCCTTGACCTATATCCATGGCATCGGTCGGACGTCGGCGCGCCGCATCCTGGATGCGGCCGGGCTGCCCTTCGACTTCAACAGCGACGATCTGTCGGACGGCGATGTCGCCAAGATCCGCAAGATCATCGACGAGGGATTCGTGGTGGAGGGCGACCGGCGCCGGGAGGTGTCCATGGACATCAAGCGGTTGATGGATCTGGGGTGCTACCGCGGACTGCGCCACCGCAAGGGTCTGCCGGTTCGGGGCCAGAGGACCCACACCAATGCCCGCACCCGCAAGGGCCCCCGGAAGGGCGCGCCCCTGAAGAAGAAGTAG
- a CDS encoding DNA-directed RNA polymerase subunit alpha codes for MYRNWTELIRPERLEVEADTHSEHYGKFVCQPLERGFAATIGNPLRRILLSSIQGAAITSLRVEGAFHEFTTIPGVLEDVTEVILNLKEVRLKLNTSESKVIRIEKAERGPVTAADIIADGTVEVLNPDKKICTITGDGAFRAEMEVKWGKGYIPSDRQRIEDLPVGTIPIDAVHTPVKKVKITTAQARVGQQTDYDKLTIEIWTDGSVRPEDALSFAAKILRDQLRIFLNFDEIGVELETPPQDTAERAPINEHLYKSVDDLELSVRSANCLKNANIHFIGELVQKTEAEMLKTKNFGRKSLNEIKELLQVMGLGLGMVVEGWVSPEPPAKASVEEDEVER; via the coding sequence ATCTATCGCAACTGGACCGAGCTCATCAGGCCCGAGCGCCTGGAGGTCGAAGCTGATACACACTCTGAGCACTACGGCAAGTTCGTCTGCCAGCCGTTGGAGCGGGGCTTTGCTGCCACCATCGGCAACCCCTTGCGCCGCATCCTCCTGTCGTCCATTCAGGGGGCGGCTATTACCTCGTTGCGGGTGGAGGGAGCCTTTCACGAGTTTACAACCATTCCTGGGGTGTTGGAGGATGTGACCGAGGTCATCCTCAACCTCAAGGAGGTGCGGCTCAAGCTCAACACGTCAGAGTCCAAGGTGATCCGTATCGAGAAGGCGGAGCGGGGACCGGTGACTGCGGCTGATATCATCGCTGACGGCACGGTGGAGGTCCTCAATCCGGACAAGAAGATTTGTACCATTACCGGCGACGGCGCGTTCCGGGCCGAGATGGAGGTCAAGTGGGGCAAGGGCTACATCCCTTCCGACCGGCAGCGGATCGAGGACCTGCCAGTGGGCACCATTCCGATCGACGCGGTGCACACGCCGGTCAAGAAGGTGAAGATCACCACCGCCCAGGCCCGGGTGGGCCAGCAGACCGACTACGACAAGCTGACGATCGAGATCTGGACCGATGGCTCGGTGCGTCCGGAGGATGCCTTGTCGTTTGCCGCCAAGATCCTCAGGGACCAGCTGCGGATCTTTCTCAACTTCGACGAGATCGGCGTGGAGCTGGAGACGCCGCCGCAGGACACCGCGGAACGGGCGCCCATCAACGAGCACCTGTACAAGAGTGTCGACGATTTGGAGTTGTCGGTGCGCTCGGCCAACTGCCTGAAGAACGCCAATATCCATTTCATTGGTGAACTGGTGCAGAAAACCGAGGCCGAGATGCTCAAGACCAAGAACTTCGGGCGCAAGTCTCTCAATGAGATCAAGGAATTGCTGCAGGTGATGGG
- the rpmJ gene encoding 50S ribosomal protein L36 codes for MKVRASVKRICADCKVIKRKGVVRVECKVKKHKQRQG; via the coding sequence ATGAAGGTACGGGCTTCTGTAAAGCGGATCTGTGCGGACTGCAAGGTGATCAAGCGCAAAGGTGTGGTGCGCGTTGAATGCAAGGTCAAGAAGCACAAGCAGCGCCAGGGATAG
- the rpsD gene encoding 30S ribosomal protein S4 has protein sequence MARYLGAVCRRCRRENLKLFLKGDRCYSDKCAFERRAYPPGQHGQARTRKVSDYTVQLREKQKVRRVYGLLEGQFRRYFEMADRMKGITGENLLILLERRLDSTVFRLGFASTRSQARQLIRHNHIQVDGHKVNIPSYLTSVGEVITIKEKSRTVATITDSMEAAARRGLPSWLEVDRGQFRGVVKTAPNREELTMPMQEQLIVELYSK, from the coding sequence TTGGCCAGATACCTTGGCGCGGTGTGCAGGCGGTGCAGGCGGGAGAACCTCAAGCTGTTCCTGAAGGGGGACCGCTGCTACAGTGACAAATGTGCTTTCGAGCGGCGGGCCTATCCGCCGGGGCAGCATGGGCAGGCGAGGACTCGCAAGGTCTCCGACTATACCGTGCAGCTGCGCGAGAAGCAGAAGGTGCGGCGTGTCTATGGCCTCTTGGAGGGTCAGTTCCGTCGCTACTTCGAGATGGCGGACCGGATGAAGGGGATCACCGGCGAGAATTTGCTTATCCTCCTGGAGCGCCGCCTGGACAGCACCGTGTTTCGTCTGGGTTTCGCCAGCACCCGCAGTCAGGCCAGGCAGCTCATCCGGCACAACCACATCCAGGTGGATGGCCACAAGGTGAACATCCCCTCCTACCTGACCTCGGTGGGAGAGGTGATCACAATCAAAGAGAAGAGCCGCACCGTGGCCACCATCACCGACAGCATGGAGGCGGCTGCCCGCAGGGGGCTTCCGTCCTGGCTGGAGGTGGACCGAGGCCAATTCCGGGGCGTGGTCAAGACGGCACCCAACCGGGAAGAGCTGACGATGCCGATGCAGGAGCAGCTGATCGTCGAGTTGTATTCCAAGTGA